CGTCAACGTGGCGATTCCGCAGAGTCGCTGGAGCAGGTTTGTGGCCACACGCTCACCGGTGAGCAGCGCCCTGGCGTGGCCACGAATGGATGCCGCTCGATCGCCTTCGCGCAACGTATCACCATCACGATGCCATGTCTCCGCTGTCAAGCCCTCATCCAAAATGGTGAGGGCTTCGATCACCGGCTCGATCCCCGCCAGCACAAGAGGCGCCTTGGCCATAAAATGGCCAATCGCCTTTTGGTCGGGCGGCACAATCGCGAGGGTTGTCACATCGCCTTGACCGATGTCTTCTTCAAGAAACCTCTTGAGGGCTTCTCGACGGCTGGTCCGAACGAGGGATAGGGACATGGGGGTAAAGGGAGAGACGGTCCTAACTCATCTCCAGCATACGCTGGATGGGTCGTAACGCAAGAAGCCGCAGCTCTTCATCAAGCGTAATTTCCGGCGCCCGGTGTTTCATGCATAGGTACAACTTCTCCAAGGTGTTGAGCCGCATGTGGGGGCATTGGTTGCAGGCGCAATCCCCGTCCGGTGGGGCCGGAATAAATGTTTTATCCCGGCAGGCCTTCTCCATCTGATGAATGATGCCGGGTTCGGTCGCGATGATGAATTCGGTATCCGTACTTTGCTTGACGTAACTCAGCAGTCCGCTTGTTGAACCGATGTAGTCGGCATGCTGAAGCACGCCGGCTTCGCACTCAGGATGCGCAAGCACCTTGGCGTGAGGATGGTACAGCATAAGCTGCACGAGCTTCTTTTCAGAGAACGTCTCGTGTACCACGCAGGTGCCGGGCCACAGCGTCAGATCACGGCCGGTCTTTTTGATCAGGTAGCGACCCAGGTTCTGATCGGGCGCAAAAAGGATCGGCTGCTCTTTCGGGATCTGGTTGATGAGCTTTTCGGCGTTGCTCGAGGTGCAGATGATATCGCTCATCGCCTTGACCTCGGCGCTGCAATTAATGTAGCTGATCACGATGTGATCCGGATATTTTTCTTTGAAGCGTCTGAAGAGAGGCGCCGGGCACCCTTCTGCCAGCGAACAACCGGCCGCTAAGTCCGGGAGCAGCACCTGCTTTGAGGGGTTCAGGATCTTCGCCGTCTCCGCCATAAAGTGAACGCCGGCAAAAACAATCACCTCAGCGCTCGTTTTTGCGGCCTGTTGGGCTAGTTGCAGGCTGTCGCCGACGAAATCGGCCACATCCTGAATTTCAGACTCCTGGTAGTAGTGCGCTAACACTACCGCATGCAACGCTTTTTTCAGCCGCTTGATCTCTTCTTCGAGATCAAGCAGGGCGCTCACCTCGGTTTCTGCAACAGGACTACCGACGTTCATTCTTGGCTCCGTCACCACGGTTTCTCACTCGGAAAGGGAGTATAGCATAAGTAGAGCACAATGCAGGAGGCAAGTTTTTGAGCTGTTCTAGTTGTGGAAACCGGTCAACTCCTTGTATTCGAAGCGAGAACCTTTCTTTGTGAGGAGTTGTGGGCTTCGTGCCGTCACGTGTCTGACCGAAAAACCGCACTTCTTGCAACGCTTATAAATGAAACTCCAGCCTTCTTCATGTTGCTCTACCCCGATCTGTTCCATCTTAGAACAACAGCATGCCCCTGGCGTGAGCGGTGAGACAATCCGCTTGGGATAACTATTGGCCGGTTTTTTCCGATCAGTGTATTCGATAATTGTCGCCATTCTTTCATCCTCGCAATAAGGACTCTGATTTGCGTTCTATAGACTTCTTACGTACACCACTGTTTTTCCAATGAGGGGGAACCGAGTCGACTTCTCCCGGTTGGGTCGCTTGTAATCCCATGCCTATTAGGACTTGGCGATCAACACATTTGTTTAAGCGCAAAGCGGTGCATTGCCATCAGCGCACATCTGAAATGTACCGTTTCAGCTCCGTAAAGCAGTGTTCCAAGATGCTAATATCCTTCTTGACCTTTGTGAGCAGTATTGCCCCTTCAACGGAGGCAATGATAAACTGAGCTAACGCTGGAAGATCCGCATGGTCTGCGAGCTGTCCGTTTATGTGGGCTTTTCGTAAAATTGCCGTTATCTGAGCCTCCCAACCGTCGAAACCCTCCTGAAACCTTCTTCGGAACTCTTCATGGATGTCGCTCATCTCCATTGCCATGTTGCCTAAGCGGCACCCGCCGGCGCAGTTTCGCTTCTGATGTATATCAAAAAGTATATCCAGGAAGTCATGCAATTGCGTCAAGGCATCCTTGTTGTTTCCGAAGGCTTTTCCTGTCACCTCTTCTGAAAATCGTCTGAAGTTGATCTCTATAATTGCATAGCCCAACTCTTCCTTACTTTTGAAATAGTAATAGAAACTTCCTTTCCCGACCCCGCTTTCCTCAAGAATCTCACCAATACTCGTATGATTAAAACCTCTCAGATGCACTAAACGAGATGCTGCCTCGATAATGTGGTCTTTAGTGCTAGACATAATTTCTCCGATTAAACCGACCGGTTAGTACAAGAAAGTGTAGCTAACCCTGGCGATGGTAGTCAAGGAAGAAATAGGGACTTCTCCGAAACGGGATTTTCACCTTATCAGATCAACAGAGCGGGAAAACCACAGACGACCGGGCTAACCAAAGAGAGAAAGGTAGCAGGTACATGCGAGGATAGGATAAGAGGAGAGCTCTCCGGGGGGTAGCGGAAAGCTCTCCTCTTTAGCCCATTGGACGCGACGTGCGTACTTGGCGATCGCTAGCTAAGCGACCCTACGATGACGCTGCTGCTTGAGGCAGCCGATCGCAACGACCGCCACCAACGACCATAACAAACCCGGTAATGCTGCTGATATAAAGCAATAAGCGTGCCACATCATATCTCGTGATAATATCTCTTATGCACCAGAGGATAATGTACGAACTTATTGATTTATTTGTCCAATATGGGATCTAACAGGAGAAGAAAATTCGGCAGGCTCCAACGATATATTGGAAGAGAGTACCCAATCAAATACAGTGGAGAATCAAAAGAGGTACGCAGAATGCGACACCTTCATTGGGTTAAGGACGATCTTTCTCGGTGAGGCTTGGAGCCGCCTTGATCTCAAGTAATCGAATAAGCTTGGCCAGGTAGGTACGCTGAAGTCCAAGAAGTTCCGCTGCCTTCGTTTGATTGCCCTCCGAACGCTTGAGAGCATCCTGAATCGTCCACTGCTTGAACTCCCTGACGGCTTCGTGGAACTTCTTTCCTCTGAGTGCTTCACGACGTAGGCCTGCGGCGAGTTGAGGCGGAAGGTCCTCCGGTCCGATCTGTTCTCCCGTACTCAAGACCATAGCCCGTTCGATCACGTTTTCCAGCTCGCGCACATTTCCCGGCCAGTGATACGTGGTTAAACCGTCCAGTGCGTCTGACGAAAGTTGCTTTAAGGGCTTCTTCAACTCACCCGCGTACTTTCGCAGGAAGTGATCGATCAAAGCCGGAATATCTTCCTTCCGTTCTCTCAACGGCGGAAGCTTTATGCTGACCACATTCAGTCGATAGTAAAGATCTTCGCGGAAGCCTCCCTCTCGCACGGCTCGTTCAAGGTCGCCGTTGGTAGCGGCAATAACGCGAATATCGGCCCTGATCGTACGAGTACTCCCAACCCGCTCAAACTCATGGTCTTGCAGAACCCGAAGCAGTTTTGTTTGGATACTTGCCTGGACCTCCCCGATTTCGTCGAGAAATATCGTACCGCGATCCGCGACCTCGAACTTCCCCTTCTTGAGTTGATGCGCTCCCGTAAAGGCCCCTTTTTCGTGGCCGAAGAGCTCGCTCTCCAGCAACTGGTCCGGAATGGCGGCGCAATTGACGACAGTGAATGGACAGTCGGCCCGAGGACTCCACCGGTGAATGTTTCTGGCGAAGACCTCTTTCCCTGTCCCGCTCTCGCCCAAAAGTAGAATAGTGGAACTGCTGCCGGCGGCGCGGTGGGCAAGCTGCAGCAGGTTTTTCATGGCTTGATTTTCTGCGATAACCTGGACAAAACGGCCCTCCATTTCTGTCTGCAAGCAGCGGCTTTGCACCCGCAGGGACTCCCGCTCGAATGCCTTGTCCAGGACGATCTTGAGATGCTTGGAATCGACAGGTTTGGTGATAAAGTCGTAGGCGCCCTCCCTTATGGCCTCTACGGCGGCTTCGATCGTTGCGTGCGCGGTCACAACGATTACCGTGACATCCAGCCCCTCGCGCTTCAATGACCTGAGGACATCAATTCCCGACATCTTCGGCATCTGCAAGTCGAGCAGGACAATCGCGGGCATCTCTCGACGAATCTGCTCCATGGCTTCGAAGCCGCTGGATGCGACAAGAGTGCGTACGTTCATCACCCCTAACCGGCTCTGGAGGATCTTCCTGGCCGCTGCATCATCGTCGACGATCAGAACTTTTATGCGATACCCTTCCATTTCTCCTCCAATAAAGGGCTCATTCCGCACCCGTCGGTAATTCCTTTGTGTCGATTTCGACAGCTTTTCGGATAGTGGGCGCTCATGGCGTCAGGAAGTGTCGAATCATCTCCAGGAGGTCCCGTGGCCGGAAGGGTTTTGCGATGTACGCATTACAGCCCGCTTCGAGGGCCAGCCGGTCATCTCCGCTCAGGGCAAACGAGGTAATAGCGATGACCGGAATCTGGGCGAGTACGGGATTCTCCCTGATCATGCGAGTTGCATCGAGACCTGAAAGCTTTGGCAACTGAATATCCATCAGGATGAGATCGGGGCGCAGCCGAGTCAACGCGTCGAGCGCGGCCTCCCCATTGTGAGCCTCCACGATCTCGTAATCGGTCTTGGAGAGGAGGTCTCTGATGATCTTCCGATTATATTCGTTGTCCTCAACATGTAAGATCAGCTTTCTGCTCACGGGTCGCCCTCCCACTGGACCCGAATCGGGATCCTGAAGTAAAAGGTCGACCCCTTTCCGATCTGGCTTTCCGCCCAGATAGACCCCCCATGCATCTCGACCAACCGCTTGGCGATACTGAGCCCCAAACCGCTTCCGCCGTATTCTCTGGTGATAGAACTATCGACTTGGCGAAATTCACTGAAAATACTCTTCAGCTCTTCGGCTGGAA
Above is a window of Candidatus Methylomirabilis tolerans DNA encoding:
- the nadA gene encoding quinolinate synthase NadA, whose product is MNVGSPVAETEVSALLDLEEEIKRLKKALHAVVLAHYYQESEIQDVADFVGDSLQLAQQAAKTSAEVIVFAGVHFMAETAKILNPSKQVLLPDLAAGCSLAEGCPAPLFRRFKEKYPDHIVISYINCSAEVKAMSDIICTSSNAEKLINQIPKEQPILFAPDQNLGRYLIKKTGRDLTLWPGTCVVHETFSEKKLVQLMLYHPHAKVLAHPECEAGVLQHADYIGSTSGLLSYVKQSTDTEFIIATEPGIIHQMEKACRDKTFIPAPPDGDCACNQCPHMRLNTLEKLYLCMKHRAPEITLDEELRLLALRPIQRMLEMS
- a CDS encoding TetR family transcriptional regulator C-terminal domain-containing protein — encoded protein: MSSTKDHIIEAASRLVHLRGFNHTSIGEILEESGVGKGSFYYYFKSKEELGYAIIEINFRRFSEEVTGKAFGNNKDALTQLHDFLDILFDIHQKRNCAGGCRLGNMAMEMSDIHEEFRRRFQEGFDGWEAQITAILRKAHINGQLADHADLPALAQFIIASVEGAILLTKVKKDISILEHCFTELKRYISDVR
- a CDS encoding sigma-54 dependent transcriptional regulator, which codes for MEGYRIKVLIVDDDAAARKILQSRLGVMNVRTLVASSGFEAMEQIRREMPAIVLLDLQMPKMSGIDVLRSLKREGLDVTVIVVTAHATIEAAVEAIREGAYDFITKPVDSKHLKIVLDKAFERESLRVQSRCLQTEMEGRFVQVIAENQAMKNLLQLAHRAAGSSSTILLLGESGTGKEVFARNIHRWSPRADCPFTVVNCAAIPDQLLESELFGHEKGAFTGAHQLKKGKFEVADRGTIFLDEIGEVQASIQTKLLRVLQDHEFERVGSTRTIRADIRVIAATNGDLERAVREGGFREDLYYRLNVVSIKLPPLRERKEDIPALIDHFLRKYAGELKKPLKQLSSDALDGLTTYHWPGNVRELENVIERAMVLSTGEQIGPEDLPPQLAAGLRREALRGKKFHEAVREFKQWTIQDALKRSEGNQTKAAELLGLQRTYLAKLIRLLEIKAAPSLTEKDRP
- a CDS encoding response regulator → MSRKLILHVEDNEYNRKIIRDLLSKTDYEIVEAHNGEAALDALTRLRPDLILMDIQLPKLSGLDATRMIRENPVLAQIPVIAITSFALSGDDRLALEAGCNAYIAKPFRPRDLLEMIRHFLTP